TGATGCGCTCTTAGCTGATAAGGCAGGTATTGACGGCTTACTTGTGGGAGATTCTCTTGGGATGGTCGTAATGGGCTATTCTTCAACGTTACCAGTCACTCTTGATGAAGTGAAGCATCACCTTAAGGCGGTAGTGAACGCGAGACCCAGAGCTCTAGTAGTGGGTGACATGCCTTTCCTATCTTACGAGGTTAGCAAGACTGAAGCCATCCGAAATGCTGGAGAACTAATCAAGATGGGAGCAGACGCGGTTAAAATAGAAGGGGGTTCAGAAGTCTCGGAGATCGTGGAGGCCCTGACTAGAGTAGGCATACCAGTAATGGGTCATATAGGACTCAACCCACAAAGATACTTAATGCTAGGCGGCTACAAACTTAGAGGTAAGAATGTTGAGGACGCTCTAAGCATTCTTGAGTCAGCTAAGGCTCTCCAAGACGCGGGAGTCTTCTCAATAGTTATCGAGTACACGACTTGGCAGGTAGCTGCGGAAGTGACTCGCGCGACTAAAGTACCTACTATCTGCATAGGTGCCGGCGCAGAATGTGACGGGCAAATACTAGTAATTCATGATCTCCTAGGGATAAACCCCACACCACCACCCTTCGTCAGGAAATATGCCGACTTATATAACGAGATACAGAGAGCTTTAAGCAGATACGCTGAAGACGTGAGAAAAGGCGTCTTTCCAGGACCTAACGAATTCTGGGGAATGAGTGAAGACGAGCTAAAGAAATTTAAAGAGCGCTTAGGAGTCGTGAAGAAAGACTAAGTAGAAGCTTCGCGTGAGAACAATTCTGAGCTTCACGCAGTTTCCACATTCAAAGAATTATCTCGTGCTTACAGACTCACAAAAGTTAGTGTCGCGAGCAAGAGCTCTTACCCACTTTCCTAGTTTGACTCAACACCTAATTAACAGGTCAGATTTCGAGAGTTCTTCTAGCCTATTCATTATATGCTTGAGTACCTCAGCTAAGATCAGGTTATTATCGTATCTCTCCAGTATCTTAGAGAGGTCTTTTCTGGGAGTAGAACTTAATTTCTGAGCATACTCAATCATTTTAGGCACTGCCCTGACAACATTATCAACTATCGTTATAGAAGCTGCCCTAGCAGTTCTAGAAAGAGGATTGAGATCTATTGCTATGACAGTCTTGCCAAGTCTCCTCAAAGCTTCAGTTCTATCACCGTCTTCAAGAGGTACTAATACAGTGTCTGCTATCAATATTCCCCTAGGACTCACTTTTCTTCTCTCACTCATAAGCTCAGGTATTTCAGCGATAGCGTCGTCTACGCCAAGTACCTCATGCGCGCCGTGAGCTCTGAGAACCTCAGCTATCTTCGCTACACGATCCTCACTCCTATAAAACAAATTGACTTCTAGTTTAGCGTTAACGGCTTCAGCTAACTTAACTATTTCCCCAGGAACTAAGGCAGCGACATTACCGTTGACTGAAATCACGGGATTATTAGATAGTAGTAGGGCGGCTACAGCAGCCTCTATGGCTCTCACTGCCGGTTCTATAGTTACCTCACCTATTAAGTAATCAAAACACTCCCCCCTTCCGTGAGCTATTAACCCAGCCATAGCAACATACCCTTCTTCAAAACCCTTAATTAACTTCTCTCTTATCAGGAGTGACTTGTACCTGGGGTGCGTGGGCGGTATGTTAACCTCCAACTAAGCTCACACCTCCACATTAACACTAGTATAGAGTCCTAAATACCTACTAGCGCGTGAGGTTCGTTAAGTTAGGAAGTCAGTGAGATTTATATTTTTATTGAGGCACCTTCGTGAGTTAGCTTAAAGACCCCTAAGACTCTGCTGAAACTTCTTCTTAAAACGCTCATGAGTTCCTCATCTGGTTTGTCTGAAATCACTACTAGAGTACCTTTCTTAATGAAGTACGTTATCACGCCCCCAGAGCTTAGATGTTTGTGAAGAGTTTCTCTAAGTTTCTCTTCTGTTTCTTTACTCATGAATACTGCCCTACTAAACTCGACACTCAACTCAAGAAATCTGTCGAAGGTCGGTTCTGCGATAAACTTCCTGAAAGCTCTCTCACCAGCTTCTTTTATTGAGCTCCAGTAATCTCTGAGCATCTGTGGTGTCGTCATCTCTCTCCTAATGATGCATGGAATTATACTGATAGAATCTCTTACTGGAACTACATCCAACTCACTCACTCCCGGAGCTCCTGGCTTAAGCCTAACTACTAGGCCCCCACCACGTAATTCTGCGACTACGTCGCCTAATCCAGTCATCAACGACACTTCAGCTTCGTGTGCTATGACACCCACCCTGTTCAGCGTTAGGGGCTTCCCTAAATTACTTAGTGCTGACGCCGCTATCACTATAGAGAGAGCGGCACTAAACCCTAAGCCTTCCCCAAGATGTGACGGGGAAGTTATTTCAGCGTAGACTCTGTCCGCACCAACTATTCTCTTCACTACGTTCACAATGTCATGCTTGAGGACGCTAGAGTTAACTAGTACTTCATCCTTAAGAGCGTCTTTCTTGATTTCCGCCTCAACAGGTGGTTCTAGGGTTATCCCAGCTCCTAAAGAGCCTGTCGTTAACGGATTATTAGTTACGTGCGGAACCCAAAAACCGGATATGTGTAACGGTATCTTAATACGCATTTCTGAGTTCCTCTTTAATCAAGTCTAGTATTTTCCTAGCTACTACTTCCTTAAGAGACTTACTTACTAACTCTTTACGCCCTTTCTTACTGATTAAGAGTACTTCGTTATAGTCGACTGTGAAGCCTACATCACTCCTGCTAATGTCGTTAGCTACTATAACGTCAAAACTTCTCTTCTCTAGTTTCTCTAGAGCTAGCTCAGCTAACTTACTTACTTCTCCTTCAGCCGCTTCAGCCGCGAAACCTACTAGGAGACCTGAAAATTCTTTTCTTATACTTAGCGATATCTTCGGCGTAGCTTCTAGTTCGACAGATAAGAACCCTACTTCAGATTTGATCTTTCCCTCAACATACTTCTTAAACCTGAAGTCAGCAGGTGCTGCGGCTAGTACAACCACGTCATACTTCCTGTTCTTAACCTCACTTAATACTGCGTCAAGCATCTCCTCGGTGGTGGTAACGCTAATGCTCCTTACGTAGTGTGGCTTCTTAGTCGATAGAGGTCCGTGAACTAATGTTACGTCTGCTCCGCGGAAGTACGCTTCCCTAGCTATGGCTATACCCATCTTACCAGAACTAGCGTTAGTCAAGAATCTCACGCGGTCTAGGTACTCTCTCGTAGGCCCAGCAGTTACTAGGATTTTAATATTTCTTAAGTCTCTACCTCTTAACGTTGATGCTTCTATGGCCGCAATAATGTCGTCGTTCTCTGGCAGTTTAGCTCTCGTGTTGGAGATGTCTGGCGGAACTACTACTACACCGAATTCTTCAAGCTTCTTCATTGCTTCGTTTATTGGCGGCGAGTACCACAGACCTGAATGCATAGCAGGCACTACCACGACAGGTTTTCCAAGACCTAACACGTTTACAGCGGTTAGTGAGACGGGATTATCACACACGCCGTGAGCTAACTTACTTATGATGTCTGCCGTAGCAGGGGCTATCGCGAAAGAAGACACTTCTCTACCTAAAGAAACATGACCTACCTCCCCCCTAAATTCTGTTAAGACTCTACTACCAACAGCCCACTCAACTAAAGTAGGGTTTAGTAATTCCGTAGCTGCTTTAGACATAACAGCGTACACGTCCGCACCTCTCCTGACTAACTCACGCATAACGTCAATAACTCTGTAAATAGCTACTGAGCCTGTAAGCCCGAAGCCTATCTTAACATTACTTAAGT
Above is a genomic segment from Zestosphaera sp. containing:
- the panB gene encoding 3-methyl-2-oxobutanoate hydroxymethyltransferase; the encoded protein is MSSKIYPHDFLKKKKLGEKIVMVTAYSYYDALLADKAGIDGLLVGDSLGMVVMGYSSTLPVTLDEVKHHLKAVVNARPRALVVGDMPFLSYEVSKTEAIRNAGELIKMGADAVKIEGGSEVSEIVEALTRVGIPVMGHIGLNPQRYLMLGGYKLRGKNVEDALSILESAKALQDAGVFSIVIEYTTWQVAAEVTRATKVPTICIGAGAECDGQILVIHDLLGINPTPPPFVRKYADLYNEIQRALSRYAEDVRKGVFPGPNEFWGMSEDELKKFKERLGVVKKD
- a CDS encoding 4-phosphopantoate--beta-alanine ligase is translated as MEVNIPPTHPRYKSLLIREKLIKGFEEGYVAMAGLIAHGRGECFDYLIGEVTIEPAVRAIEAAVAALLLSNNPVISVNGNVAALVPGEIVKLAEAVNAKLEVNLFYRSEDRVAKIAEVLRAHGAHEVLGVDDAIAEIPELMSERRKVSPRGILIADTVLVPLEDGDRTEALRRLGKTVIAIDLNPLSRTARAASITIVDNVVRAVPKMIEYAQKLSSTPRKDLSKILERYDNNLILAEVLKHIMNRLEELSKSDLLIRC
- the coaBC gene encoding bifunctional phosphopantothenoylcysteine decarboxylase/phosphopantothenate--cysteine ligase CoaBC → MKELESHPADEIRGSVSNHLSNVKIGFGLTGSVAIYRVIDVMRELVRRGADVYAVMSKAATELLNPTLVEWAVGSRVLTEFRGEVGHVSLGREVSSFAIAPATADIISKLAHGVCDNPVSLTAVNVLGLGKPVVVVPAMHSGLWYSPPINEAMKKLEEFGVVVVPPDISNTRAKLPENDDIIAAIEASTLRGRDLRNIKILVTAGPTREYLDRVRFLTNASSGKMGIAIAREAYFRGADVTLVHGPLSTKKPHYVRSISVTTTEEMLDAVLSEVKNRKYDVVVLAAAPADFRFKKYVEGKIKSEVGFLSVELEATPKISLSIRKEFSGLLVGFAAEAAEGEVSKLAELALEKLEKRSFDVIVANDISRSDVGFTVDYNEVLLISKKGRKELVSKSLKEVVARKILDLIKEELRNAY